From one Lolium rigidum isolate FL_2022 chromosome 4, APGP_CSIRO_Lrig_0.1, whole genome shotgun sequence genomic stretch:
- the LOC124649023 gene encoding uncharacterized protein LOC124649023, with amino-acid sequence MQTAVQTRNLRENQLGGVIFGCKHETIEECFSKQLFGLPALHYSYVRNVKAGLPLFLFNYTDRKLHGVFEAASPGQNSIDPYAWSNDGTLRTPFPAQVRICTRTRYSPLLEAQYKKVIQDNYYTHHYFYFELDHAQTRALIALFKSVGVKQVQAVPSKRSLDVPLQSTRRMTSVIANQEKGTANSKDINSFRVLSSSLPSTKRMASVTPNQKKGTAKSKDINPFSVLSSSAGTVLDDWVDSDADSGSGSASATSDSNTGEKASGELVSDWEDLDDNVLQQQFGLSSDPDDVSQHSSYKTVAEGMELMKCSQLVVNSVNGGTHTSDEDMLVNSHDGIGNEVQNEPDDVAVQLERSSILKKLKELFDLRQQAALSSQDFAYSSPDAHVPQETLVNANLSGQGEHVPEEAQVTANLSGQGEYVPEEAQINANFSSQDEHVPVETCVNASLPNQGEYVAEETQVNTNLPRQEEYVPEETHVKGSLSKDQYVDEETQVNVGLPRQDHCVPEEAQTIASLAPGHCITEETQANPSLSSNPVCATVEDNTSFEQHDGKAELLRIITVLAKKAAALEKNQMKSDEEIISLKEVVKDSGRKVQQLEYRIDELQFKFDSSLSLQGSMCDSLDIPSIFLIGGYNGVTWLSSLDSFSPKKDILVPLTSMGSPRSYASVAAMEGCVFVFGGGDGSSWYNTVECYNTRSNEWMICPCLNHEKGSLAGVSLNGKIYAMGGGDGTQTYSEVEMFDPFLGKWICSPSMLHSRFALGAAESSGVIYASGGFDGSQYLQSAERYDPREGFWVRLPSMNARRGCHAVAVLGEVLYAIGGYDGDSMVSSVEIFDPRLNAWKMGDPMSNPRGYASAVTFDDNLFVLGGLRSNEAILDTVEVYNVSSGWSVPGFSSIGKRSFASAIVM; translated from the exons ATGCAGACTGCAGTACAGACTCGTAATCTCCGGGAAAACCAGCTAGGAGGAGTGATCTTTGGTTGCAAGCATGAAACAATTGAAGAGTGCTTCAGTAAACAGCTATTTG GTCTGCCTGCGTTGCATTATTCATATGTGAGGAATGTGAAAGCTGGCCTACCTTTGTTTCTATTCAATTACACTGACAGAAAGCTGCATGGTGTTTTTGAGGCTGCTAGTCCTGGCCAGAACTCTATCGATCCATATGCTTGGAGTAATGATGGCACTTTACGGACACCTTTTCCTGCACAG GTTCGTATTTGCACAAGGACTCGCTATTCGCCACTGCTTGAGGCCCAGTACAAAAAAGTGATTCAAGATAACTATTATACCCATCACTACTTCTATTTTGAGCTGGATCATGCACAAACTAGAGCTTTAATTGCTTTGTTCAAGTCAGTTGGTGTCAAGCAAGTCCAAGCTGTTCCAAGCAAAAGAAGTCTAGATGTACCTTTACAATCAACAAGAAGGATGACATCAGTTATTGCTAACCAAGAGAAAGGCACAGCCAATTCAAAGGACATCAATTCATTTCGCGTTCTGTCAAGTTCTTTACCATCAACTAAAAGGATGGCATCAGTTACTCCTAACCAGAAGAAAGGCACAGCCAAATCAAAGGACATCAATCCATTTAGTGTTCTGTCAAGTTCAGCTGGAACTGTTCTAGATGATTGGGTTGATTCTGACGCGGACAGTGGTAGTGGTAGTGCTAGTGCAACATCAGATAGCAACACTGGTGAGAAGGCATCTGGAGAGCTAGTTTCTGACTGGGAGGATTTGGATGACAATGTTCTTCAGCAGCAGTTTGGTCTTAGTTCAGATCCAGATGATGTCAGTCAACATTCCTCATACAAAACTGTTGCTGAAGGTATGGAGCTTATGAAGTGCAGTCAACTGGTTGTCAATTCTGTGAATGGAGGAACTCACACTTCTGATGAAGACATGCTTGTGAACTCGCACGATGGAATAGGCAATGAGGTTCAGAATGAACCAGATGATGTTGCCGTACAGCTTGAAAGATCTTCTATCCTGAAAAAACTGAAGGAGTTGTTTGACTTACGACAGCAGGCAGCACTATCTTCTCAGGATTTTGCTTATTCTAGTCCAGATGCACATGTACCTCAAGAAACACTGGTTAATGCAAACCTTTCTGGTCAGGGTGAACATGTACCTGAAGAAGCACAGGTTACTGCGAACCTTTCTGGTCAGGGTGAATATGTACCTGAAGAAGCACAGATCAATGCAAACTTTTCTAGTCAAGATGAGCATGTACCTGTAGAAACATGTGTGAATGCAAGTCTTCCTAATCAAGGTGAATATGTTGCTGAAGAAACACAAGTCAATACAAACCTTCCTCGTCAAGAAGAATATGTACCTGAAGAAACACATGTCAAGGGAAGCCTTAGCAAAGACCAATATGTTGATGAAGAAACACAGGTCAATGTAGGCCTTCCTAGACAAGATCATTGTGTACCTGAAGAAGCACAAACCATTGCAAGCCTTGCTCCAGGTcattgcataactgaagaaacacAGGCCAATCCTAGCCTTTCGAGCAACCCAGTTTGTGCTACCGTGGAAGATAATACATCTTTTGAGCAACATGATGGAAAGGCTGAG CTTCTACGAATCATCACTGTCTTAGCCAAGAAGGCTGCTGCACTGGAGAAGAATCAG ATGAAATCAGATGAAGAAATAATTTCACTGAAGGAAGTAGTTAAAGACTCCGGAAGAAAAGTTCAGCAACTGGAATATCGTATCGATGAGTTACAATTCAAATTTGACTCCTCGTTGTCTCTTCAAGGAAGCATGTGCGATAGCCTGGACATACCATCAATATTTCTGATCGGTGGTTATAATGGTGTGACCTGGCTATCATCTCTTGATTCTTTTTCTCCAAAAAAAGACATCTTGGTGCCTCTCACATCAATGGGTTCTCCGCGTTCATATGCATctgttgctgcaatggaaggctgtGTATTTGTTTTTGGTGGTGGGGATGGTAGTTCGTGGTATAACACAG TGGAATGCTATAATACAAGGAGTAACGAGTGGATGATATGCCCCTGTTTGAACCATGAGAAAGGATCTCTTGCTGGAGTAAGTCTTAATGGCAAAATTTATGCAATGGGTGGAGGAGATGGAACTCAAACTTATTCAGAAGTTGAGATGTTTGATCCTTTTCTTGGGAAGTGGATATGCAGTCCGTCCATGCTGCACTCT CGATTTGCTCTAGGGGCGGCAGAATCAAGTGGTGTCATCTATGCATCTGGCGGATTTGATGGTAGCCAGTACTTACA GTCAGCAGAAAGGTATGATCCAAGGGAAGGTTTCTGGGTTCGGCTTCCAAGCATGAATGCAAGGAGAGGATGCCATGCTGTAGCTGTCTTGGGAGAAGTCCT ATATGCTATCGGAGGTTATGATGGAGACAGTATGGTTTCCAGTGTTGAGATCTTTGATCCTCGCCTCAACGCCTGGAAGATGGGCGATCCCATGAGCAACCCAAGAGGATACGCCTCGGCAGTTACTTTTGATGATAACTTGTTTGTCCTCGGCGGTCTGCGGTCTAACGAAGCAATACTGGACACT gTGGAGGTCTACAATGTGAGCTCTGGCTGGTCAGTTCCAGGTTTCAGTTCAATTGGGAAGAGATCCTTTGCGTCAGCCATTGTCATGTGA